In Armatimonadota bacterium, the genomic window GCGCACCTCCTCCACGACGCGACGTACGTGCGCCTGCATGGCCCTGCGCGCCCCCTCGGGGTCCCGTCGCCGCACCGCCTGGAACACGGCGTCGTGCTCGCGCATGGACCGCTGGATGCGGCCGGGAATGGCCAGGGTGGCCTCGCGGCTTTCCACGATGGCGGCGGCCAGCCCCTGCAGCAGGCTGTGGAGGAAGTCATTGCGCGCCGCCTGCGCCAGCGTCTCGTGGAAGGCCTCGTCCAGGCGCGCATAGGCGGCCAGCACCCCCTCGTCCAGGGGCCGACTGCGGCGGCCGGCCAGCAGGGCGGTCCCCTCCGCCAGCACGCGCTCCAGACGCCGCAGGTCCGCGGCCGTGGCGTGGACAGCGGCCAGGCTGGCCGCCTGGGCCTCAACCGCCTCCCGCACCTCCAGGACCTCCAGTACCGACGGCGCATGCTGCAGCAGCCACTGCATCCAGCGGCTGGACCAGACGCCGTTCAGCGGATCGCCGCGCCGCAGGTAGACTCCGCTGCCGTGGCGGATGGAGATGACACCCATCGCTTCCAGGGTGCGCAGGGCTTCCCGCAGCGTGGACTGGCTGACCCCCAGGTGAGCGGCCAGCTGGCGCACCGGGGGCAGCCGCGTCCCGGGCGCTAACGCGCCCGCCCGGATCTGGGCGATGAGGCGCTGCACCACCTCGTCCGAGAGGCGGCTGACGGAGACGCGGGGGGGAGGAGCGCCCACGGCCATGGGGAAAATGGACTGTTCAGGTGATCAGATCACTTGCTCACCAGGATAGAGGAGGTCGGTGTGGATGTCAACGAGGACAGACGAGCGCGTCCCGGTCTCGCTGCGGGGGAAGGTCCTCCTGGTCACCGGCGCGCGGCGAGGAATCGGTCTGGCCATCGCCGCCCGGGCGGCGCAGGCGGGTGCGGAGGTGATCGTGCATGCCAGGGAGCAGGCGCAGGCGGAGGCCGCGGCCCGGCAGATCGCTGGGGCGACCGCTGTGTGGGGAGACCTGAGCACCGTGGAGGGGGTCCGGGCCGTGATCACCGCCGCGGGTGAGACAACCGGGCGCCTGGACGGGCTGGTGAACAACGCCGGGCTGGCCGTGGTGCAGCCGGCGGAGGCGTTCAGCGCAGAGGACTGGGAACGGCAGTTCGCGGTGAATGTGCGGGCCACCTTCTTCGCCTGCCAGGCGGCACTGCCCTACCTGCGCCGCGGCAGCGACCCGGCCATCGTCAACATCTCCTCCCTGCACGCGCAGACCGCCGTCCCGGGCCGCGCTGTCTACGCTGCCTCCAAGGCTGCGGTGGACCATCTTACGCGCACCCTGGCGGTGGAGTGGGCGCGCTGGCGCATCCGGGTCAACGCCGTGGCGCCCGGTTTCGTCCGCACGGAGCAGGTGGCGCACCTGCTGGCCAGGGAAGGGACGCGCATCGAGGCGCGCACCCCGCTGGGCCGCGTGGCCGAGCCCGACGACGTGGCCGCGGCCGTCTGTTTCCTCCTCTCCGCGGCGGCTCGCCACATCACGGGCACGGTGTTGCCCGTGGACGGGGGCTACCTGCTCTACGGCGGGTGGGAGATGCCTCAGGCTGCGCAGGGCACCTGAAGGGCCGGCCGGGCCAGGTAGCTTGAGCGGCCCGGCCACCCCCGCGTGTGGAGCTGGCGGCCTGCCAGACGTGGCTGTCCCCGCGTGCGGGCCGGGTAGCCTGGAATGCCTGGCCGCTCCCGCGCGCGGGCCTGGTAGCCCAGACGCCGCAGCTCCTCCCGCACCCGGACGATGCGATCCGGCAGCGCGGGGTGCGTGCGGAAGAGGACCTCGAACTGGGAGGGATCCCGCCCCTCCGCCGCGCGCAGCCGCTCCATGAACTGCAGCCCTGCATCGGCGCGGAAGCCGGCGCGGTGGGTGAAGTGCACGCCGACCTGGTCGGCCTCGAACTCGGCGCTGCGGCTGAAGCCCCGGCTGAGGAGGAAACCCACGAAGTTGGCCACCTGCGTGGCCGTGGGGTCTCCGCC contains:
- a CDS encoding FadR/GntR family transcriptional regulator, yielding MAVGAPPPRVSVSRLSDEVVQRLIAQIRAGALAPGTRLPPVRQLAAHLGVSQSTLREALRTLEAMGVISIRHGSGVYLRRGDPLNGVWSSRWMQWLLQHAPSVLEVLEVREAVEAQAASLAAVHATAADLRRLERVLAEGTALLAGRRSRPLDEGVLAAYARLDEAFHETLAQAARNDFLHSLLQGLAAAIVESREATLAIPGRIQRSMREHDAVFQAVRRRDPEGARRAMQAHVRRVVEEVRSLKGRGARRSGRRGG
- a CDS encoding SDR family oxidoreductase, yielding MSTRTDERVPVSLRGKVLLVTGARRGIGLAIAARAAQAGAEVIVHAREQAQAEAAARQIAGATAVWGDLSTVEGVRAVITAAGETTGRLDGLVNNAGLAVVQPAEAFSAEDWERQFAVNVRATFFACQAALPYLRRGSDPAIVNISSLHAQTAVPGRAVYAASKAAVDHLTRTLAVEWARWRIRVNAVAPGFVRTEQVAHLLAREGTRIEARTPLGRVAEPDDVAAAVCFLLSAAARHITGTVLPVDGGYLLYGGWEMPQAAQGT